The proteins below are encoded in one region of Mya arenaria isolate MELC-2E11 chromosome 15, ASM2691426v1:
- the LOC128220137 gene encoding dynein light chain Tctex-type protein 2B-like — protein MADVEVQEQPQVPPPSNTYVIRPNFQHKFRPVIVKECIHNVLNERLDGKSYDPEEIMDWTKTIADDIKTKLKDMGYERYKFIVQVAIGEQRGEGVKMGARCFWDSDTDNFAQDIFMNDSLFCVAAAFGVFYY, from the exons ATGGCAGATGTTGAAGTACAAGAACAACCACAGGTACCGCCACCAAGCAACACATACGTTATTCGACCGAATTTCCAACACAA GTTTCGGCCAGTGATTGTAAAGGAATGTATACACAATGTGCTGAACGAGCGATTGGATGGAAAATCATATGATCCAGAAGAAATCATGGACTGGACCAAGACGATTGCAGATGACATCAAGACTAAGCTGAAAG ATATGGGATACGAGAGATACAAGTTCATTGTGCAAGTGGCCATTGGCGAGCAGAGAGGGGAAGGTGTGAA GATGGGAGCCAGATGTTTCTGGGATTCAGACACAGATAACTTTGCACAAGATATATTTATGAAT GATTCGTTGTTTTGTGTGGCAGCAGCATTTGGTGTGTTCTATTACTGA